A single genomic interval of Dysidea avara chromosome 8, odDysAvar1.4, whole genome shotgun sequence harbors:
- the LOC136262667 gene encoding uncharacterized protein: MLYFTTILSGIFYLQVMVSARAVSSCTSDYDTVEPVHVHLGEPVQGLCPLSPCSGEFVFEHYNPSTLQYDVIQEGPSYTTNIDISDYSDGGSYRCWKQCSNDTSTQSPYCYFTVQVIPTTIEVNFPPVTLNDNYVGTCTASGNPVPLVHVTLNTEECPYTTSYTNTSQYTGQLVITIPQVTSQCGDVVVYCSAGEVVEMITLNVTESTAKPSTFITYIPKVITDRPLSGKYTSSVTSNEGNINLLVLTLLVTVAISWSRLS; this comes from the exons ATGCTGTACTTCACAACTATATTATCAGGTATTTTCTACCTTCAGGTGATGGTCAGTGCTCGTGCAG TATCATCTTGTACATCAGATTATGATACTGTTGAGCCAGTACATGTACACCTCGGTGAACCAGTACAGGGTTTGTGCCCCCTATCCCCCTGTAGTGGGGAGTTTGTGTTTGAACACTACAACCCGTCAACACTCCAATATGATGTGATACAAGAAGGACCATCCTATACAACTAATATAGATATCAGTGATTATAGTGATGGTGGCAGCTACAGGTGCTGgaagcagtgtagcaatgaTACCAGTACCCAGTCTCCATATTGTTACTTCACAGTACAAG TGATACCTACTACAATAGAAGTAAACTTCCCACCAGTAACTCTAAATGACAACTACGTGGGGACATGTACTGCTAGTGGTAACCCAGTACCATTAGTACATGTTACACTGAACACTGAGGAGTGTCCCTATACTACTAGTTACACTAATACTAGTCAGTATACTGGACAACTAGTGATCACTATACCACAAGTTACTAGCCAATGTGGAGATGTTGTAGTATATTGCAGTGCTGGAGAAGTCGTTGAGATGATAACATTGAATGTTACTGAAA GTACAGCAAAGCCTTCaactttcatcacttatataccCAAAGTAATTACTGATCGTCCACTGAGTGGAAAATACACCAGCAGTGTGACAAGTAATGAAGGCAACATAAACCTCCTAGTATTAACCCTCCTAGTGACAGTAGCAATATCATGGTCTAGACTGAGTTAA